AGAAGCTTGAATTCCCGGGGCAGCAGTTCGATTTCACGCCCATCACGGCTGACGGTGCGTTCAATCAGGTCCATTTCCAAGGGCCCCACCCGCAGCCTTGACTGCCGCGTTTCTACCGGGCGGCGTAGAAGGGCCGCTAGCCTGGCGGAAAGCTCCCCCATGGCAAAGGGCTTAGTGAGGTAGTCATCACCCCCTGCATGAAGGCCATTGATGCGGTCATCCACAGCTGAAAGGGCCGAAAGCACCAGGACAGGTGTTTGTACGTCACGCGCCCGTAACTGCGCGAGCACACTGAGGCCATCCAGCCCTGGCAGCATCCTGTCCATAATCATAACGCTGAAGGGCGCTTCAGGCCCCAATGCCATTTCAAGCGCCGTTGGGCCATCCGCCGCCCACAGGACCTGATAGCCAGCCTCAGCCAAGGCCACCTGGATCTCATGGGCCAGGGTTTCGTCATCTTCCACCAGCAGTACTTTAACCGCATTTGGGGTGCCTTGGGGGGAGGGGGCCACGCTGGGGGCCTGCCTGATGTCATTTGCCATAACAGTTCTCACTCATAGCATGGGCTGGCCCCAAACACCCAACATCTGGGGCGGACTGGAAACCGCGCAGCAGTCCCTCCACCTGCCTCCCCCAGCAAAGAACCCGGGACGCTTCAGAAGCCTTCCTCATCATCCATGCGGACAACCACTTTACCAGAGAAGTACTTGTTCAGCGGTAATGGCGCTTCACCATAGCCGTGGTCAAGACGCACATCCCCATTGGCGCGCGTGTGAATGGTGTTGAAGCCAGTGCCAGTGGTATGGTTGATGTCAGCGCTCAACTGGTATTCCACAGTGCCATCCTCACTGCTGTCGTCTGGCCCCATGACCAGGCGCAGCTTGAGCGTGTAGGCGCTGACCTTGTAAGGGCCGTTACCCACTGAAACGGAAACGGTTTTGTGGCGGTTCTTGAAGTCAGGCCCGACATCAACCTTGATCACGGTGGGCTGGGGCTGACTGCCGGCCACCACAGGCGTGGGCACAATGGTGGTGCTGACTGTATAGGCCTCATTAAAGGCTTCCGCCTGTGCAGAGTATGGCATCACGGCCCAGACAGCGCCCAGAAGCGCTGGCGCCACCATGATGGGCATGGCGCCCTTCTGCAGAAGCTGTCTGATCCTGAAGGCGGCGGGTGCAGGGATGAACGTCGTCATGACGGCGGCGGTTCCTTGTCTAATGCAGATGGCCGTTCCCGCGTGAAATGTCCTTTCTGAGCAAGCTGAGGTGGAAACGGCACAGGACAGGTTCCATAAGACAGCATTTAAGAACTGGTCGAAAAGCTTTCGCTGGCGATATGAACAACATTTCCCCTTGAAGGTGCCCCAATCACAAATTTGGTAGCAGCGCTGTGACCAACCAGCAACGCATGATCAATGCATGATTCAGTGACACACAGGGCTGAGGGGTAGAAACAGCGCCCCCAAGAACGCACGGGCTGTTTGGGAAGTGCCATGGGTGCGCTGTAGCCAGGAAACTTCGCCCCTCGCAAGGCTTAGTCCAGCTTTGCCCAGGCCTTGCTTTTCACCCCTTTGCGCAGGGTGGGACAATACTTGCCCCCCATGGTGCGCAAAGCCTTTAAATCAGGTCAAAACGCTTTTCTTCTAGGAAGGGAGCAGTTTTTGGGCCAGAATGAACGCCGCCAGCACAGCTGGCCAGCTAGTGCGGCCACAGGCCGTCACATCCCCAGGCTCATCTGGCCTGGCTTCCACACAGGTGCGACCTGTGGGGAAACCAGGGAGAGCCGGAACCATCACCACCAGAGGGACAGTTCATGTCTTTGACCAAATCTCTCCGCTTCTTGGCGCTTCCGGCCCTGCTCGCCGGGACTACACTGGCTGCCCTGCCAGCCGTGGCAGCAGATGCTCCTGCCGCCCAGCCTGCCAGCGCCCACCAGTCTAAACTGGCCCACCCCATCAAAGCTATTGAGCACGCTTGGGAACGCCACGAGGCGCGCGTGTCTTTCCGTCATTTGTCCGTTGACGGCCAGGCGGCTCTTCTGGGCATCCTCAAA
The sequence above is drawn from the Formicincola oecophyllae genome and encodes:
- a CDS encoding response regulator transcription factor gives rise to the protein MANDIRQAPSVAPSPQGTPNAVKVLLVEDDETLAHEIQVALAEAGYQVLWAADGPTALEMALGPEAPFSVMIMDRMLPGLDGLSVLAQLRARDVQTPVLVLSALSAVDDRINGLHAGGDDYLTKPFAMGELSARLAALLRRPVETRQSRLRVGPLEMDLIERTVSRDGREIELLPREFKLLEYMMRRPGAVLTRTMFLEDVWHYRFVPQTNLVDVHIGKLRRKVDGAGEDPMIESIRGAGFRLNIPEAPPAPAAHDGSAVAGNGA